DNA from Halorarum salinum:
AAATATCTTGCCCCGAGTCCTAGCTTGGCTTCAGAAGTCGAACAGGGTTCGAATATTTCTCTTCGAAGTAGACGTCGTACGGTCCGGTCGCCGACGGCCCCGCGGCGACGGCCGGCGAGCGCCCGGCGAGAGCCCCGCGGGTAGCTCGGCGGTCCCTCCTCGAGCGTGCCGTACCCGGGAACGCGGCGTGGATCACCATCGGTGGCGTCGGCGAACGCGGCACTTCGAGAAAGAGGGGGTGAGGGCGATCGAAGTCGAGCACCGCAGGCGGGTCCGCGTCCGCTGGCGGGAGCCGCGTGATCGGGATCCGGGACCGCGTCCCCGAGGTCAGGGGTCCGGCGAGAGGTCGAGCTGCTTCAGGGTCTCGATGTCGTAGTTCCGGAGCGGGTTCGGCTCCTCCTTGATCGTCGAGATGACGAATTTCGAGCTGGTCCGTTCGACGCCGTCGACGGCCTCGTACGACTCGACGAGGTCCTGGACGAACGAGCTGTTGGGGAGGTGGGCGGTGACGATGAAGTCCGTATCGCCCATCGTGAAGTAGACGCCCGAGACGCCGTCGATCGCGGCCAGCTGCGAGCCGACGGTCTCGTGGTACCCCTCCTCGTACTCGGCCATCACCTCCGAGATGACAGTGACCGAGAGGCCGAGGGACTTCGGATCGACCTCGAACAGGTCGTTCTCGATGACGCCGTCCTCCCGGAGGTTCTGCAGCCGGTAGTGGACGGTGGACTTCGGCGTGTCCGTCTCGTCGGCGAGGCGTTTGGGGCTGGCCTCCCCGATGTCGGCGATGGTCTTCAGTATCTCGAGGTCCCGGTCGTCGAGGCTCACCGTCGACCCCCCTCGCCGTCGCCTGTTCCCGCGAGCCGGCGCGTCGTCCGGGCGAACACCTCGGCGCCCGCGACCGCGTCCTCCCACTCGGTGAACTCCCGCTCGTTGTGCGTCCGCCCGTCGACGCTCGGGACGAAGATCATCCCCGCGTCGGTCAGCTCCGCGAGATAGGACGCGTCGTGGCCGGCGCCGCTCGTCATCCGCATCGCGGGGCTGTCGCTCCCGGCCGCGGCGGCCTCGACGGCGTCGGCGACCCGCGGGGCGAACTCCGTGCGGGGGATGCGCCACAGCTCCGACAGCTCGAACTCGGTCCCCTCGCGCCCGCAGGCCGCCCGGAGTTCCTCCTCGACCCGGTCGACGGCGCCCGCCACCACCTCGTCGTCGTACGACCGGACGTCCACGGTGAACGTCGCCTCCGCGGGGATCACATTCACCGAGTTCGGCTCGACCGTCAGCTCCCCGACGGTCGTGACGACGTCGTCGTCCAGCCGTCCGGCCATGCGCCGGACCGCGGTCACGACGTCCGCGGCGGCCACCAGCGCGTCCGAGCGCGTGTGCATCGGCGAGGGCCCCGCGTGGTCGGCGTCCCCGCGGACCGTCGCCTCGAGCCAGACCATCCCGAGCACCCCCTCGACGACGCCGATCCGCCGGTCCGCCTCCTCGAGCGCGGGACCCTGTTCGACGTGCAGTTCGAGCGCGGAGTCGGGGACCTCGTCCGGGCCCACGGGTTCGGTCCCGCGATAGCCGATCTCCTCCAGCGCCTCCTCGACGGTGGTCCCGTTCTCGTCGGTCTCCGCGAGGACGGTCTCGACGTCGTGGGCGCCCACGTACGCGCCGCTCCCCGTCAGAGCCGGTTTGAACCGGGACCCCTCCTCGTTCGTCCAGTTGACGATCTCGATCGGCCGCTCCGTCTCGACGCCCTCGTCCTCGAACGTCCGGAGCGTCTCGAGCGCCGAGAGCACGCCGAGTTGGCCGTCGTAGCGGCCGCCCTTCGGCTGGGAGTCGAGGTGCGAGCCGATCAGCACCGGCGCGAGGTCCTCCGTTCCCGGTCGCCGCCCGAAGACGTTGCCGAGTTCGTCGACGCGCACGGAGAGCCCAAGCTCCTCCAGGTCGGCGACGAACTCGTCGCGGACGCGGCCGTCCGCCTCCGAGAGCGCCAGCCGGTGGAGCCCCTCGCGGTCGGTCGCGCCGATCGAGGAGTAGCGCTCGAACGACTCGCGGAACCTGTCGGGGTCGATGAGTCCCATGTGACCCCATGTGAACCGCCGCACATATACCTTGTTCAATATTCTTCAGGAAAGTCAGACTCCGTTCCTAACTTTATTTTCAAATCGGACAGCAGCCAGCTTTCCCGTTAACTATATCCGTGCGCTATCAATTGGCCTTCCCATGGTAGAGGAAACCATTCACCACGCATCACCCCCGGGGAGCGACGAGGCGTCGCCGGGACACGACGGGGCCCCCACCGGGAGCGGGGCAGCGGCCACGAGCCGTCGGCGGTTCGTGCGGGCGGCCGGCGCGAGCGTCTCGCTGGGGGCGCTCGCCGGCTGTATCGACCTCGGCGGGGGAGGAGGAGGGAACGGCGGCCTCTCCATCGGGATCGTCCAGCCCCTGTCCGGGCCGGCGTCGAACATCGGCGAGCAGAAGCGGATGGCCGCCGAGCTCTCCCGCGACCTGATCAACGACGGCGGCGGGGTCCACGGCGAGGACGTCGAACTCGTCTTCGGGGACTCCGAGTCGGAGCCGTCGGCGGGCCGGAACGAGGTGAACCGGCTCATCTCACAGGAGAACGTCGACGCGGTCGGCGGCGGGTTCCACAGCGACGTCGCGCTGGCGACCGTCGAGGTGACCTCGCAGAACGAGACGCCCCACGTCCTCGACGAACCGGTCTCGAGCGACATCGTCGACAAGATAAACGAGCAGGAGCTGTGGAACGTCTTCAAGACGACGCCCCCCTCCCAGGCGTACGCGGTCGGCTGGCGCCAGCTGATCTCCCGGTTCCAGGAGGACGAGGTCGGCTACTTCCCCTACGAGGATCAGACCATCGCGCTGATCGGCGAGGACACCTCCTACGGGCTCTCGATCATGGACCTCATGCAGGAGGAGATGGCCGAGATCGGCTGGGAGGTCGTCTCGCAGGACGAGGTGGGCCTCGACGAGACCGACTTCACCTCGCTTCTGGCCCGGATCGAGGAGAACGACCCCGACGTCGTCTGGGCGGTCCAGACCTCCTCCTCGGGCGCCGGCAACCTGGCGAGGCAGTTCGCGGAGACGGGGTTCCAGGGGACGCACTTCTTCCACAACTACGGGCTCACCATCGCCGACGCGCGCGAAACCGCGGGGGACGCGGCCGACGGGGCGATGACGCTGCTCAACGCCGGCCGTGTCGACCCGTTGCTCGAGGAGCAGGGCGTGCTCTCGGCGTGGGACGACGAGTACGACGCCGACATGACCGGGAGCGCCGCGCTCTCCTACCAGAACGTCAAGATCATCGCCGAGTACGTCCGGTCGTTCGACGGCCTGGACGCCTTCCGGTCCGCGAGCGTGAGCGACTGGGAGGAGACCGTCATCTCCCACGACCCGATCCCCGGCGGCACCGGCCACATCGACTTCCAGGAAAACCACGCCGCGGCCTGGGGAAGCACCGATACCCAGCCCGCGCTCGGCTACCAGGTGCTGAGCGGCGAACTCAACCTCGTCTGGCCGGGGGAGGTCGCGACGACCGAGATCGACGGGAGCGTGTACTGACGTGGCCGGCAGCGTTCACCCGCACCCGGTCGCGACCCGGGGGGACCCGTCCGGATCCCGATCGAACGCGGCCATCGCGGCGGACCCATGACCGTCCGGGAAGTCGAGACGGCCGCCGAGCGCGCGGCCGCGTTCCCCGTGCTCGCCGAGCTCCGCTCGCACCTCGACGAGGAGCAGTTCGAACGCCTGTACGCGGAGATGGCCGATGAGGGGTACCGGCTCTTCGCCGCCTACGACGACGGCGAACCGATCGCGGTCGCCGGCGTCACGCTCTCGACGAACTTCTACCTCGGCGGGCACGCCTACGTGTACGACCTCGTCACGACGGCCGACCGGCGGTCGGAGGGACACGGGAAACGGCTGCTGGAGCACGTTCACGAGTGGGCCAGGGACCGGGGCTGTGAGGCCGTCGAACTCGAGTCGGGGCTGTGGCGCGAGGACGCCCACCGATTCTACGAGGAGATGGGATACGAGAAGTACTGCTACTCGTTCAAGCATGACCTCCAGTGAGACCAGCGAACGACTGAGTACAGCGCGCTCGGGACGGTCGGTCGGTCGCCGCGAATCGGCCCCACGCCACCGTCCCACGAGTCGAGACGGCGGGGAACGCCGACGTGGAGGGGGACGGTGACCGGCGGCGTTCCATACGCGTCGGCGCGCTCGATCGCCGACGGGGTTCGGACCGGGGAGCTCTCGCCCGTCGACGTGGTGGAGACGTACCTCGACCGCATCGAGCGGTTCAACCCCGACCTCAACGCGCTCGTCACCGTCTCGGCGGAGTCGG
Protein-coding regions in this window:
- a CDS encoding ABC transporter substrate-binding protein gives rise to the protein MVEETIHHASPPGSDEASPGHDGAPTGSGAAATSRRRFVRAAGASVSLGALAGCIDLGGGGGGNGGLSIGIVQPLSGPASNIGEQKRMAAELSRDLINDGGGVHGEDVELVFGDSESEPSAGRNEVNRLISQENVDAVGGGFHSDVALATVEVTSQNETPHVLDEPVSSDIVDKINEQELWNVFKTTPPSQAYAVGWRQLISRFQEDEVGYFPYEDQTIALIGEDTSYGLSIMDLMQEEMAEIGWEVVSQDEVGLDETDFTSLLARIEENDPDVVWAVQTSSSGAGNLARQFAETGFQGTHFFHNYGLTIADARETAGDAADGAMTLLNAGRVDPLLEEQGVLSAWDDEYDADMTGSAALSYQNVKIIAEYVRSFDGLDAFRSASVSDWEETVISHDPIPGGTGHIDFQENHAAAWGSTDTQPALGYQVLSGELNLVWPGEVATTEIDGSVY
- a CDS encoding Zn-dependent hydrolase, yielding MGLIDPDRFRESFERYSSIGATDREGLHRLALSEADGRVRDEFVADLEELGLSVRVDELGNVFGRRPGTEDLAPVLIGSHLDSQPKGGRYDGQLGVLSALETLRTFEDEGVETERPIEIVNWTNEEGSRFKPALTGSGAYVGAHDVETVLAETDENGTTVEEALEEIGYRGTEPVGPDEVPDSALELHVEQGPALEEADRRIGVVEGVLGMVWLEATVRGDADHAGPSPMHTRSDALVAAADVVTAVRRMAGRLDDDVVTTVGELTVEPNSVNVIPAEATFTVDVRSYDDEVVAGAVDRVEEELRAACGREGTEFELSELWRIPRTEFAPRVADAVEAAAAGSDSPAMRMTSGAGHDASYLAELTDAGMIFVPSVDGRTHNEREFTEWEDAVAGAEVFARTTRRLAGTGDGEGGRR
- a CDS encoding GNAT family N-acetyltransferase is translated as MTVREVETAAERAAAFPVLAELRSHLDEEQFERLYAEMADEGYRLFAAYDDGEPIAVAGVTLSTNFYLGGHAYVYDLVTTADRRSEGHGKRLLEHVHEWARDRGCEAVELESGLWREDAHRFYEEMGYEKYCYSFKHDLQ
- a CDS encoding Lrp/AsnC family transcriptional regulator — encoded protein: MSLDDRDLEILKTIADIGEASPKRLADETDTPKSTVHYRLQNLREDGVIENDLFEVDPKSLGLSVTVISEVMAEYEEGYHETVGSQLAAIDGVSGVYFTMGDTDFIVTAHLPNSSFVQDLVESYEAVDGVERTSSKFVISTIKEEPNPLRNYDIETLKQLDLSPDP